A region of the Andrena cerasifolii isolate SP2316 chromosome 15, iyAndCera1_principal, whole genome shotgun sequence genome:
aactcgaagactttctgtttctcctctcttcggaccctttcgaaccgaaacacgtggtgtctgctgtctatctcgaagcaacgggtacattggcagtaaaagtacggagcacgggcttttgtgaaagtgtaggagggttcgttcgttgcacttctgcaaagcacgtgtgtttcgaaaatgtgctggcttcttcttacctaaagcctcttgtcctggtgagagttaactcataatggaacgagagaaactacttgggggtagaggaagttgcttgaaaaaaatcctatcagtcagctagcaatctcgtcctagaaatgttctccgctcaagaatattacgcgatgttctgggtgtacgcccggaacaacggggacgcaagtgctaccgtgcgagcgtttgcacgggaatacccgcacatccaaacccccagcgagggtacaattcggcgtttggcgtcaagattatactcgacggggtcgatgatgccgcgaggcagtaacgtgggtagacccagagccgcgcggaaccttgcagtagaagagaacgtgttggacgcAATAAACGAAGATCCGACCGtcagcgtgcgcgacttgagccgccgcctagagtaagtcacagtacaagataattgcagcaattattaattgaggaaaacgaatgttatctaataatggatgtttctgcattttcttctagtgccagcagaatgacggtacaccgaactctgagggaaaacatgttgcatccgtacagctatgtacgggtgcaacatttgcaccccggggatggcgaccagcgggttgagtattcagtgtggctgttgggagaagtgcagcggaatccgtcgttctgcaaatacatattgtggacggacgaagcactcttcaatagggaagggtgcttcaattcccacaatcggcatttgtggagcgacgagaatcctctagcgcttcggacacgcgcagcacaagtccgttggtcgattaatgtatgggccggcatttgtggtgattacatcgttgggccgtacatgctgccagacaggatggacggcccagcgtataaagtgtttttagagcatgttctgccggatctcatgaaccatattccaaatgagacccgacggaacatgttctatcagcaagacggggctggatctcactacgccacaattgctcgcgactacctaaatcaaaccttccaggacaggtAGATCGGCCtcggcggtcctgttgcgtggcccccacggtcaccggatatgaccccgctggattttttcttctggagctacctgaaggtaatttcattattgctgttactttttcttataagtattcttttttcacttacgttttgtatttgttgtacaacaatcatttcaggatgaggtgtaccgtcagccagtggatacactggaagacatagttgtacgaattcacgctgcagtagcaaatattaTGCCACAAATATTGCAGGCCGTCCAAAGGCAGgtgattgtacgcgctgaggcgtgcatagacgctgagggtggccacatagagcaactgctcaattaacagtatttttataacgtaggaacaacatgttccatgaaaaataaattaagtgatcagtgttagtagccgtgcagtgaagtgaataatcggtacattaacccggacgcacttgacgttgcgacccttacttttgggtggtgtcgtatacctgcgatcagctgagcattgggcgctaccctaccataaatcttttcgtccaccgatgaccaggatcggtacagtgacccagtgacacaggtttccgaaaaggaaggaaaggaaggaaaggaatgtccggaagggtgagttttatttaatttattggtgattattaggagtagaaataaattctgttcgattttagggttcaataacagtttgatttaaaaaatatgaaaacaactcaatcatcgaaataatttctattattggtaattatcttttgccatttttctggtagcttacgaatatcactgcgatagaaattcggttgctctacagggtgtcccactaaggagtggacagcgcgatatctcttaaagtattgtcgataaaaatataaaaaaaatagggaattgcatggttcgagggggcccatttattagcgcgaacgaattttgtttccgattattattttaaaagatacgatggtcaagttcggtttttcaaatggaactatttttttttttgaagacctgagttgatagtgcgttccaagacaaattcaataagctttaatgtatacactttatttccactggtttttaagatattgcgcttgcaaatttactgattttcactgcaagaaacccctctggaatggcaaaaaccgggggcggtcttactggccccacgggtggcactgcctgttgaaatggatacttacctgccaaaggtctacgccagaaatggcaggcccaaaggctggacaattcttttccgtcagaaatggtAGGtatttaggtaggtacatctgcggtgtcgagaagcgcatcgttacttttatttcgcacttgcttctacgctcggatggccggttcttttgggagggatgtaagttggatttgttaggttaggaggagtgaaagtggctagactaaatttcaaccatggggagcagattgtatcagaaccaatcggatttgcatccctcacaaacggctgctctcttgaagaggcccgatgaggaatacgatttactttaattatagtacatgtgtgttttgtaataaagtgtttctatcgtctcctgaattcaataactggcatccagacatctacgctcctacaatccaccggcaatactcctcgtggagaggcacaggaagaaagggggtataaacacgagcttcgatatcaaaacaaaagcatgcgttgacgtattccgtgcgagataaGGTGGGCATTgcggaggaggtattgctgtgaaaaaggcctcttcaagagagcagccgtttgtgaggaatgcaaatccgattggttctgatacaatctgctccctatggttgaaaattagtccagcaactttcactcctcctaacctaaccaatccaacttacatccctcccaaaagaaccggccattcgAGCGTAGATGccagtgcgaaataaaagtaacggtgcgcttctcgataccacagatgtacctacctaaatagcatttctgacggaaaagaattgtccagtttttgggcctgcgaaccctgtcgtagagctttggcaggtaggtatcagtttcaacaggcaatgccacccgtggcgccagtaagaccgtccccggtccttgctatttcagatggttttcttccagtgacaatcagtaattttgcaagcgcaatatcttaaaaaccagtggaaataaagtgtatacattaaagcttattcaatttgtcttggaatgCACTATCAACTTAGGTGTTCAAAaagaaaatagttccatttgaaaaaccaaacttgaccatcgtatcttttaaaataataataaaaaaaatgtgtgccAAACATTTGAGTTAAGTAGTTCCTCACTTTCAGACATGAAATAGAGCGATCGGCGCCGATTTGGTGGCAGTAACTGGCGAAGTTGGCCTAACAAATTGTGGCTTAAAAAACGCAGATATGTTGCTCCGGTTAGGGAGGGCAAATAAACAGGGCCAATAATGTGGTCACCCATAATTCTTGCCCACACATTGACGGAAAAACGTCCCTGGTTGAATCGCTGAATGATTGCATGGGGATTGGCATAGGCCCACATCCGCGTATTCTGCCAGTTCTGCAGAGCCGCACTTGAGAAACTACTTTCGTCTGTGAAAAGGACTCTTTCTAGGAACCGGTCATTACGTTCCAGTTTTCGCAGCATCCAACGGCAGTATATACGCCGAGCTGCATAATCGCTTGGTCGGAGTGCTTGACCCCTTTGTATTTTAAATGGTCGCAGACCTTCTTCGGGAATTATGCGTCCCACCGTcacgtgcaaactaataacgcGACGAGCAATGACCCGGAGACCCATTAGTGGGAATGCACGCGCTAATGCGATCACGCGTTCTTCCGTTCTCCAGGGTACGCGAGGTCTACCTGGTCTCGGGTGGTTGTTCACTCCCACATTGAGCTACGGATAGCTCCGAAAAACGATGATCGAGACGTTGATATTCCCGTCGGTACGGGACTCGTATTTCCCGGCCATTGTCCACCAACCATTgccgatatacagggtgtcccagaattgagagACAtaccggaacatgcaatatcctgatgcaaaaagacatcgaaaagtccttaaccgttttggcatctggggtttcgttttcgagatattaagataAAAGCCCGACGAATCacagcgcgagccttccgccggagctcccgcgctagcgtggccgcgcgccgggccgcgctgcgactacgaataagcaaggcggcatgcatGGAAGGAAATTGCGCAGAATGACAATTGAAAGagacgtaacaaaaaatctaaccttttgccatggtttgtttgccatttaaagtgaataatggataaaggataaatggatgaacatcatgtgtaacgtaaaaagacgaatacacagttgtttttttttttagaagaatcgaaaataataattattcggagttggaggataaggaacacgtaaatttcctttctTAATaccgtacaaacgaaaaggtacgcaacagggaacgaacAAAAAAtgatcgtagttggttattatgataaaaatccgtagttcaataacggccaacactgttgttgataatgaataagtccgtttaaaaactgcaaagaaaaatttgtgcgttaaatttaaaaaataatagttgccaataatgtaactaaaactcaccctttcggaaattcacctacagcttgaaaacctgagtcactaggtcactgaaccgatcctggtcatcgacagacgcgccgactgcacagctgatctcaggtacacgataccatccaaagttaagggtcgcaacgtcaagtgcgtccgagttaatgtaccgaatattcacttcactgcacgcctactaacactgatcacttaatttatttttcatggaacgtgttgttcttacgttataaaaatttgtggaaatgaatgagaacttggcgttcggagccgtgggtattcctgcgcaaattctcacactgcagcgcttgcgtccccgttgttcggggggtacactcagaacctcgagtaatactcttgagcagagaacatttctgcgacgcgattgcttgccgactgacaagatttttttcCCAAGCGACTTCTTGTACCCCCAAATAGTttatctcgttccattatgagttgacccccaccagcccaagaggcatcaggtaaaaagaagccagcacattttcgaaacacacgtgcttcgcagaagtgcaacgaacggactatcgtgcacttttacaaaagtccgcgttccgttcttttactgccaatgtagccattgcttcgaggtaggcagcaAACACCACgcgtttcggttcgaaagggtccgaagagaagagaaacagacagtattcgagttgctataaagaagaaaatcctgtttcctgtttcccttttccgataccctgagttcacgtctctTACAAACTGGAatcagctaagccataaattacccaaaactgtaggaaaccgtTGTCTACCGTCGACTAGTGGAACAATACGGTCAGaaaccgcgaccctagcgaaatgctctggtcgatcagcctgattaatttttggcaactaccaattaaaaagtattattcaacaTCAATGCGGCTCGcgaagagacacaggaagaaagaaagcatATAGTTTGCTGaatgcgcgtagtcccgcctgcttcgtcctaccttcaaattaaagacggatcccttaactttggatggtgtcgcgTACCTGAAATCAGCTGTGCAGtcggcgcgtctgtcgatgaccaggatcggttcagtgacctagtgactcaggttttcaagctgtaggtgaatttccgaaagggggagttttagttacattattggcaactattattttttaaatttaacgcacaaatttttcttcgcagtttttaaacggacttattcattatcaacaaaccatggcaaaaggttagattttttgttacgtcttttttaattgtcattctacgcaatttccttccatgcatgccgccttgcttattcgtagtcgcagcgcggcccggcgcgcggccacgctagcgcgggagcttcagcggaaggctcgcgctctgattggtcgggcttttttcttaatatctcgaaaacgaaaccccagatcccaaaaccgttaaggacttttcgatgtctttttgcatcaggatattgcatgttccgggatgtccctcatTTCTGGGACACCCCGTATTTCCCTGGCTAATGTGTGGTCCCTATTTGCTTCGTCAATGGCACGAAGCATTTGGCGTACATTTTCTCCACCGTTGCGACTCTGCCTCTTAATCGTCACTCCATGGCACTCCGGGAACACTTCTAATCACTAAATAGTAACTATTAACTAATAAATGTTAACTATACTAATCACTAAATTACACTATAATACACTAATAAATGTTCCGTGTGTGTCCAATACACACAGCCACCACACGCGATGTGATGCTAAACCCGGTGTTCCAGCGATGATGACGAACGGTGTTCGCGATGTTCGCTCCTAGGTGTTTAAGAGGAGACGAAAATCCAACTGGTTGCATTTCCTTGGTATACGAGGGACCTTGAGGTTTGGAAATTCGTCTGTGGAGGGGGAAGCCCCCTCCCTCTTGAAAAACTAAACAAAGAAAATGCAATCATCTGGTTCCCAAAAACTAACAGGCAATTTGATCGGCCTGTTCGTCTCGTCCAGGGtggcggtttatgaccgtattgttctGCGAGTACGCGCTGGGGAACGGTGCGCTCGGAACCCAGGTCATCACGTGCAATCCACGGAGCAATATAAGGATTAACTCAGGCCGAAGAATGTCTAATAATGGTCAATTAAGCTGAGCGATACGGCGTCGTTGCGATTTCGAAtcggtacatatatatatatgtgtgtgcaGTATATATTGCACGTGACTCAATTTTTTGCGGCAGTATTGTTATATCACTTCGTCTGATTTGACTCTAAATGTGGGATCTCTCTAGCAGTGTGCCGGTGTAATGGAGAAGCATGCACCTGTTTCTCCTACGCGTCTGACGCGCGTCTGCCTCAGCAGCAGCTTAGGCTACTCTAGACGCAAATGCATTACGATGAGTGTCTGTTAAAGGCATCCGCCGgtaaaaaaaacgagaaatttttgtttgcatattttcatttaaaaaaatctaaaaaaatgttcagttaaaattttggATCGAAATTCCTAACGGTACAGATTTTATAGGCAATTCAGGGGAGTCACCAGTGTGACGGCCTTTAAATAGGTGTTgtttgaagatggattgtgaaACAGGTATAATAGActgaaatgtgatttttcttttaaattataatacatttattgacctaaaaacagaataaattttctttttaatcgaAAAAACGCATGGAAAATAGGGCACTCATGGACAAATCTCCGTCACTATAGACGAACGCACTCGGCGTAAAACTTCAAGTACGTTTTtgcgaaacaatttttcacgcactTTCGCCACGGTaaaaatgcaattcttgaccgaatctaaaaattcaaacgggattcTACTCGTAATTACACTGGCCTTCACGCTACCCTCTATTGCGATTTTTCATACACTACATTTTTtcacgaaacattttttttgcgaaaaaacCGATGTTTCGGGGCTCCTATTGTTTAAACATTTGGCAATCATCGCCTAGTTGTTTCTTAACACTTCCTGACGGTAGCGCGATAACGacacatgtgtaattaaggaatagccttggtttttttttattttggatggTCCTGTCTAAAGTTATCGTGGCGCCAGTGCAGGCCTgtttttttacaacgatgcagcacGCAATGCATATGAGAGGCAGGGGTgcgcaaaaatgaaataaaaaaattgttttataatctgcatttgtagcagaataaaatgcaaaaagttttagaccCATGCATTGaatacttttttctagaaaaaatcataaaagtcacctatgttttcgcgcgatttgaccGGCAGATGCCCTTAAAGGCGGAATCTCCTAGCCTACGTCTGCGTATATGTAATAGGTGGAAAGTTACCGCCGTTTCAAAGGAATGCATGTCCAATTGGTCAGAGTATTGCATGCTGTGCGACAGTGCAAAGGGAGTAGAATTGTAAATCCCAGAGAGAGGAAAGAAAGTGGGCTTTGACAGGTGCCTGCATTTCCGTGTGATTCCTGCGAACGCCCAGCGTACATTATAGTACACGACGGAATGCATTATATGACGCCGAGAGCGACCAAATCGAGTCATTAATAAGAGAGATACGTTATTTTTCAGGTTCAGAGAATTGATTTCAGGGCGTCAGCGCCGAGCGGAGGGAAAAACCAAGCGGGTGACG
Encoded here:
- the LOC143377054 gene encoding uncharacterized protein LOC143377054 produces the protein MFSAQEYYAMFWVYARNNGDASATVRAFAREYPHIQTPSEGTIRRLASRLYSTGSMMPRGSNVGRPRAARNLAVEENVLDAINEDPTVSVRDLSRRLDASRMTVHRTLRENMLHPYSYVRVQHLHPGDGDQRVEYSVWLLGEVQRNPSFCKYILWTDEALFNREGCFNSHNRHLWSDENPLALRTRAAQVRWSINVWAGICGDYIVGPYMLPDRMDGPAYKVFLEHVLPDLMNHIPNETRRNMFYQQDGAGSHYATIARDYLNQTFQDR